AATATGCCTGACCAGATTTCTTATCATAAGTCCATGCAGAATGACCCGAAAAACTCTTCCAATCATTTGGCATTTTATCTGGACTTGCATCCGCCCAAAGATAATAATCACGATAAGGATTATTTTTCCCCTTTTTGGATTCAATAAACCAAGGGTGTTGATCAGATGTATGGTTCACTACTAGATCCAAAATAACCTTTATTCCAATTTTATGTGCTTTTTGAAGTAGCTCTTTAAACTCATTCAAATCACCAAACTCTGGCTCAATACTTTCGTAATCCGAAATGTCATAGCCATTATCGACATTAGGAGATTTATAAATTGGATTAATCCAAATAAAATCGATACCTAAATCCTTTAAATAAGGTAATTTTTCAATGATTCCACGAATGTCGCCTATTCCATCACCATTAGAATCTTTAAAACTACGTGGATAAACTTGATATCCTACCGCATTTTTCCACCAAGTTTTACTAGTCATATTATTCCTCCACTTTTACGGCAAATGATTCCCAAGGCTGCAACTCAAGATTAGAAACATCCGTTATAGCATGATCATAATTTTGAATAATCATAGATCCAGGTTTAATATCTGGTAATTGCAAACGATGAATGTCATTAGAAAAATTATTGACGATCAACCACTTTTCACTCTGATAAATTCTTTCAAAGACAAAAATATCAGGTTCTGTCTCCAAAAGTTTAAAGTCTCCCCAAATCATAATGGGATTATCTTTTCGTAATTGGATTAATTTCTTATATGTATAAAAAATCGAATTACTATCATTCAAAGCGTCCTGAACATTAATAGATTTATAATTAGGATTTACTTCTAACCATGGTGTTCCAGTCGTAAATCCAGCTTGTGCGCTCTCATTCCATTGAATTGGTGTTCTAGCATTGTCACGACCCTTAGTATTGATTGATTTAATGATATCTGCTTTTTTATATCCTTTAGCGATTCTTTCACGATACATATTACGGCTTTCAATATCAGAAATTTCGGAGAAATCTTTAATCGGTTTATTGGTCATCCCAATTTCTTCACCTTGATAAATATAAGGAGTTCCCTTCATCATATGGAGTAAAATGGCTAACATTTTAGCGCTTGGAACACGATATTCTTGATCATTTCCCCATCGAGAAACTATTCTTGGTAAATCATGATTATTCCAGAATAAAGAATTCCAACCTTCATCGCCAAGCTCTGTTTGCCACTTGGCTAAAACCTTTTTCAACTTACCAATATCTAATGGTTGTAAATCCCATTTCTCCTTACCGGGCTGTTGGTCCAATCCACTATGCTCAAATTGAAATACCATAGACAACTCATGACGTTCGGGACTCGAATAAAGTTTGGCTATTTCAGGAGTTGCACCCCAAGTCTCACCAACTGTTAACATATCTTTGCCACCAAAAGTAGCTTGGTTCATTTCTTGTAAATACTCATGAAGTTTAGGACCATTTCCAGTAATCATTTTGTCAGGTTGTTTCCCAATCAAATCAATTACATCCATCCGGAATCCTCCGATTCCCTTATCAATCCAGAAGTTCATCATTTTATAGACCGCTTGACGAACTTTTTCATTTTCCCAATTCAAGTCAGGTTGTTTCTTACTGAAAAGATGTAAATAATATTGACCCGTTTTCTCATCAAATTGCCAAGCTGATCCACTAAATGACGATTCCAACTTGTTCGGCACTCCGCCGTCTTTAGGATCGCGCCAGATATAAAAATCACGATATGGGTTATCCTTGCTTTTCTTAGATTCAATGAACCACTTGTGTTCATCAGAAGTGTGGTTAACAACGAGGTCCATAACGATACGAATATTTCTCTTTTTAGCTTCAGAAATCAACTCGTCCATATCGTTCATAGTACCGAATTCCTTCATAATATTTTGATAATCAGAAATATCATAACCATTATCATCATTGGGTGAACGATAGACTGGTGAGAGCCAGATAGCCCCAATCCCTAAATTCTGTAAATAATCTAGTCTACTAATAATTCCTTGTAGATCACCAATTCCATCACCGTTTGAATCTTTAAAGCTACGTGGATAAACTTGATATACTGTTGTTTCTTGCCACCAATGTTTTTGCAAATTTAGCACCCCTTGTCTAGTCTTTAACTAATGCGAATCCTTTAGGACTAATAGTTAATTCATGATTATTTGTTATTGTTAAATTACTTAAAATGACACTTTGATTAATTTTTACATTTTGATCCTTAATTCCTGAATTTAATATGATCTTCACGATCTTTTTATCATCTTTACGACTAAGAATTAATAGACCATCATCTTGAACTCTTTCCCAAACCATCTTACCTTCAGAAAGCACCTCTTGATTGTTTCTTCTGAATCTGATTAATTGTTTGAAAAAGTCATATAGTTGTAAATCTTGTTTCGATTTATCCCAAACCATACACTTACGACACCCTGGATCATTACCGCCATCCATACCTATCTCGTCGCCATAGTAAACACATGGAACACCTGGCTGAAGATAAGTGAATGCTAGAACTTGTTTCATTAGATCCTTATCATCATTGGTTTCCGTTAACAATCTAGCTGTATCATGGGAATCTAAGACATTGAATTGAATCTGATCAGTCTGATCCCGATAAAGCATTAATTGATTATTGATATCAGATACCATCTTGTCTATAGGTATCTCTTGCTTAATTAAGTATTTTGAAATCGAATCTGTATATGCATAATTCATTACTGCACTAAATTGGTCTCCTTGTAGCCAACCTTGAGATGAATGCCAAACTTCTCCCAAAATGTAAAAATCTTTTTTAACGCTATCACAAGTTTTCTTAAAATCACGCCAAAATTCATGATCGATTTCATTAGCCACATCTAAGCGCCAAGCATCTATATCGAATTCTTTAATCCAATATTTTGCAATTCCTAATAAATATTTCTTAACTTCAGGGTTAGCAGTATTTAATTTAGGCATATGCGGCGTAAATCCAAATGTATCGTAAGTGATATTCTCAGCTTGATCAAAACCTGTATCCTGATAAGTTATCGGGAACTTATTGATATGAAACCAGTCAGCATACTTAGAGTCACGACCGTTTTCAAGTACATCTTGCCATTGAGGCGAATTATCCCCCATGTGATTAAAGACGGCATCCAGCATGACTCTGATGCCACGCTTATGACATTCATTTATTAATTTCTTAAAGGTTTCTTTATCACCAAAAGCTGGATCTATTTCCATATAATCAATTGTGTCGTATTTGTGATTAGATTTAGCTTTGAAAATAGGACAGAAATAGATTTCATTGATACCTAAGTCAGTCAGATAATCCAAATGATCAATTACACCTTGCAAATCACCGCCAAAAAAGTCAGTTTGACTAGGGTCCTTCGATCCCCAATTTAATGTGTTTTCTGGATCATTAGTTTTGTCTCCATTGGCGAATCGTTCAGGAAAAATTTGATACCAAACAGTTTTCTTAACCCACTCTGGTGCTTTAAAACGATCAATTTCATGAAAATATGGCATTCTGAAATAATTATCAGCACTATCCAAAACATTCTTTTCAAATGAAAATATACCGTGATCACCATAAAAAATAGTTATTCCATCATTTCCAGTAATCTTGAAGGCATATGAAATTCGTTTAAACGGTTCAGTTAATTCAATTGTCCAAAAATCATACAAGTCAGTCGTTAAATAGCGTTCCATTGAACTGGTTTTTTCTTGCCAATGTTGTGTATCCAATGTATACGGATCACCATGTATTAGATCAACCCTTTTAACATCACCACGCGCAGTTCTCAATCTAATATGCATTAAATTATCCTTATAAAGATAAGCAAACTCACTATCGGGACGATGATAAATTGCTGGCGTATTCATTAAAATAACCTCTTACTTTTCAAAAATTTGAATAAAAAAAGCTCTGCATCAAATAAATTCAAGACATTCACGTATTGAGTAAATTTTATGCAGAGCCAGATAAACTATACGAATTTAGTAATTCAAGTTTCTAGAATCAAGGTTCCAAGCTTAATTACTTAACAGCACCTGATGTGACACCTTCGACATAGTACTTCTGCATATAAATGAAGAGTAATGTAATTGGAATCGCAATCAGAACACATCCTGCGGTAAATGTCATAAACAAAGAATTAGCAGTTGTCTTTGTCATCATTGAATATAGACCAATGGCAACGGTGTAATTCTTAACGTCATCACCCATGATGATTTTAGCAAAAATGAAGTCCATCCATGGACCCATGAATGCTGTCAATGCTGTATAAACAATAATGGGTTTAGATAATGGTAATGTGATCTTTGTAAAGATCTGCCACTTATTAGCACCATCGATCATAGCTGATTCATCCAGAGCCATCGGAATTGTATCAAAGAACCCCTTAGCAACATAGAATGTTAAAGCTGCACCTGCAGAATAAACAAGGATCAAGGCCAACAGACTACCAGCTAGATTTAAACTAGATTTAAAGCTTTAAGTACGTAGTAAATAGCAATCATACTCATGAAAGCTGGGAACATGTTTAAAACTAAAGCAACCTTTAAAAATGGTTTACGCAATTTAAATCTTAAACGAGATAAGGCGTACGACATCGAAATGGTTATAAAGGTTGATAAAACACAAGTACATACAGAAACGATTAATGTGTTTGTAAACCACCGAACAAATGGATAACTTCCTGAAGAATCGGCTATCAATTTTACATAATTATTAAAAGTAAAATGCTTTGGAATGATGTATGGAACAAAGGCTCCACCCTCAGCTCTAAAACTATTCAATACAATCCATACGATTGGAAATAGCCAGACAATAGCCATGACCGTTAGGATGGTATAAACAATAGCCTTGGTACGTTTCTTTTGTGCTTTGTAATTGATTTCTTTTTTCTTTGCCATTTTTTAACCCTCCTTGTATGAATTGGTATGAGTATATGCCCATAAACTGAACACTGCAGATAGAATAAAAATTAAAATACCGATAACAGAAGCTAAATTGTAATCCATAGTATTTACAGTCAAATTATAAAGCCAAGTTACAAGTAGATCTGTCGATCCAGCACCATAATAATTTGAATTTGTAGGTCCACCACCAGTTAATAGGTAAATAACATTGAAGTTATTAATATTACCAATCAACTGTTGAATTAATGATGGCATCATAACAAATAAAATTTGTGGAAAAGTGATTTTCATAAAAATTTGAAATTTATTAGCACCATCCATGATGGCTGCTTCAATTTGTTCCTGATCAAGATTTTGAATAATACCAGTTGTAATCAACATTGTGGCTGGAATACCAATCCATAGGTTAACTATGATGATTGAAAACTTAGCCATTGTAGGATCTGTTAAAAATGGAATTGATTTACTTATCCAACCCCAATTTTTAAGCATTGCGTTAACAGGACCAGCATCATTTAACAAATTACGCATGATTAATAGAGAAATGAACTGTGGAACGGCCATTGTCAAGATAAAAATCGTACGCCATACTTTCTTAAATTTGATTCCTTTAGTATTGATCAACAAAGCCAAAATAACACCTAATAGAAAACATGATACGGTGGCTACAAAGGCCCAAATTAATGTCCAACTCAATACCGGGAAGAAAGTTGAAGCTATATCACCAGTAACAACTTGAGAAAAGTTATGAAAGCCTACCCAACTAAACAAATTCTTTGGCGGTAAATTATTATGATCATAATTGGTAAATGCTATTGCAATCATGTACAATAGCGGCAAAATTGTGAAGAACAACACACCTAATAATGGAATTGTCATTAGAGTCTGATGGAATCTTTCATTCAAGAGACTTCTAAGATCATCCTTCAAAGATGGAATTGGCTTATTAGCAGCCTTTAGTTCAAAAATATGTCTAGCACTCTTTAAATTAACTACATAGAGTATTACTAAAACGATACAAATCAAAATTGCTGCGATACCAAACAATAGGATAAGCATCGAATTGTCGCCTTTTTGCAAGACGTCCATACCCAATTTAGAACTATAAACCAATCCTTGTTTCTTGGTTCCTAACGACTGTAACATCGCTAAAGCATGAATACCATTGCGAATTAGCCAGAATATAAATCCAACTTCAGCAACTAAAAATATTAAACCTTTAAGAATTTGTTTATTTGCAAAGTTTGAAAAGCCCATAATTATAAACGAAAGCTTCTCTGGCAATCCGCCCTTCGTAAACAATTCTCTAAATGTTATATGTTGTTCCGTGGAATGTTTCTTAAACATATAATCGCACCCTTACTTTTTTTTTAGAGAAAATTGTTTTAATTTGACTTCTTTGATGCAACAGAAACAACTTTATCTAATTTCTTTTGATAATCTGATGACTTAATCTTACCTTTGTAAGTATCATTAATGACTGAATCCATTTGTGGCCATAGATCTGTAATTTGTGGTACCTTAGGCATAACAACTGAATGATCTGAAGCTGACATTGTCATAACTGATTTAGCAGTTTCATCATCTTTAACTACTTGTAAATCTTGTGCTTTAGCGTTTGAAGGTACAACACCATTCTTTTCAAATTCAACTTTTTGTGTAGCTTCATTAGTCAAATATTTAGCAAGTTTCATAGAAGCAACTGGTGATTTAGTTTGTTGGTTAACACCGTAAACTTTAACACCTAAGAATGCCTTCATTTGAACATCGCCACTACCAAAGTTTACTGTTGGATATGGAGCAACAGCCATGTTCTTTCCTAGAGCCTTCTTAACATCATTCTTTGACCATGGGCCTGAAAGGAATGCATCTGTTTTTCCAGATTGTAAGTTTGATAATGCGGCAGCGTTTGTTTGTACAACACCTGAATTATCCTTTTGCTTTGCAATCCAACTTAATACTTGAATACCTTTTTCATTATTGAAGTTAGTGCCTTTAACTGTTTCACCATTCTTACCATAAAGAACGTCTCCATTACTCATGAACAATGGTGTAAAGATGTAATTAGCACCTGCTTCAGCAAAGTTTGTACCTAACTTACCTTTTGATGTTAATGTATCCCAACTCTTAACATCTTCGGCTGATAATTTAGCTTTATTATAATAAAGAACTTGTGACTCAATACCGTAAGGGAATCCGTAAACTTTGCCCTTCCATGTAACACCATCAACAGCTGACTTAACATCATTTTTCTTGATTGAATTACTGTATTTCTTTGAAACTGGGTAAAGTAATCCGGCATCTGCCATTTGACCAACTTGATCATGTGGCATCATGAAGACATCAGCAGCCTTATCTGGATCTTTTGAAACATCTTTCAATGCATCAGCTGATGATCCAGCTTTAATCGTAACGTGTACCTTAGGGTTGGCTTTTTCAAATTTCTTAACCTGACCCTTGATAGCAGCGATATGCTCAGTATCAACCCAAAGCTTAATATTTTGAGTATTACTACTACTACTTGATGAACTACTGCTCTTGCTACCACAGCCTGCTAAAACTACCATGGACATGCTAAGAACTAATCCACCTAAAAGAATCTTTTTCCAATTCTTCTTCATGTTTCTCTCCTCCTAAAAAATATCTAATCACTTAACAACTTCTATATTACCTATTTTTTGAAAAGTTGCAATCGCTTTCACAATGTTACCGCTAACAGAATTCATTATTGTCATTTTCTTATAAAAATCTACCTTTAATTATTTAAAGGTATAAAAAATAGAAGCCCTCAACGTTTGTGAGTGCTTCTTTTTTTAAAATCAATAACTATCTGAGTTCTCCCTCAATGATGATAGGGTCATAATCAATAGTTAAAATACCATTTTGTACATTAACTAGTGAATTATCGATCAAATTAGTATAATGATCACTTCTGACATTGACTTTGGCACGCCCCGACTGTCCTTTCAAGGTAAATAGTCCGACTCTAATCTTGTTACCTAATTTATAGGTAACTTTAACAACCTCATTTTCCAAAGCTTTAATATCATAAATACCTTCATATTCAATTTGATCTTGACTTAATTCATGCATTCTTTCCATTAATGCACTAAGATCCATTTTCTGATCTTTCCAATTAACTTTATCTTTTTCAAATAGACTTGGTGTATGCTTCATACCTGCTTCTTGTCCAGCATAAATTAACGTAGAACCCTTTTGGAATTCTGAAAAAGCTGTCCAATTGAACATATCATTCTCATTAATAAATAATTTATGTGCTCTAACTTGATCATGATTCTCCAGAGCTCTCATTTTAATGTAATTTTTAGGATAAATATACTCTTGTTGATTCAGAGCTTCTACGTACCGCTCCAATGGAACTTTGTCATTAATATATGCATGCCATATCTCGTCAATATCATAGTCATAGGTCATATCAAATGCTTGATACATTTCACTATCAGATTCAGCACAATAACCTCTGTCCCGTAAGTATTTAATATAGCCACCACCAGAAGTTTCTGCTAGCCATATCATATCTGGATTAACCTTAGCAACATCTTTGCGAGCTTCTTTCCAGAAATCAAGCGGTACTTGTGGTGCCACATCGCATCTAAAGCCATCCACTAAATCAGCATATTTCTTTAAAGTCTCAATTTGATACTTCCATAAATCTTTATGAGAATAATCTAATTCCGCAACGTCAGTCCAGTCAGGGTTCTTGTTTAAAAGATTCCCCATATCATCGCGCAAGAACCAACCCGGATGTTCTTTTAAAAGAACTGAATCGCGTGAAGTATGATTATAGACAATATCAATCATCAATTTCATACCCATATCGTGAACAGTTTTTGAAAAATGAACGAAATCATCCCATGAACCAATTTTAGGATCAATTGAACGATAATCCTTAATAGAATATGGTGAGCCTAATTTACCTTTACGATCCTTTTTACCAATTGGATAAATAGGCAATAGCCAGATATAATCTGTTCCTAACTCCTTAATACGTTCCAAATCGCTCTCAAGAGCTTTCAAAGTACCCTTCTTAGTATGATTTCTTACAAAGACACTATAAATTTGAGCTTTTCTTAATTCTACACTTGTATTTTTTGCCATAATTTACACCCCTACTATTTTTTTGATTCCAAAGCACAGCATCCCCATGGATCAATGGTTACATTTCCATCAGATACTTTGACAACATGGTTAGTTAGCATTTGCTTCCATTTTCCCTGTGGTAAATGATAGGTTTTAGCTTCAGTGGAAAAATTAACAATGACTAACCCCTTGTCAGCATTCGTTTGTCGTAAATAAGCATATATTTCTGGATCAGTGATCAACAATTGGTAATCACCATTAGTAAAGCAATCATCTTTCTTTAATGCTAATAAACTTTGAT
This sequence is a window from Companilactobacillus alimentarius DSM 20249. Protein-coding genes within it:
- a CDS encoding glycoside hydrolase family 13 protein, with the translated sequence MQKHWWQETTVYQVYPRSFKDSNGDGIGDLQGIISRLDYLQNLGIGAIWLSPVYRSPNDDNGYDISDYQNIMKEFGTMNDMDELISEAKKRNIRIVMDLVVNHTSDEHKWFIESKKSKDNPYRDFYIWRDPKDGGVPNKLESSFSGSAWQFDEKTGQYYLHLFSKKQPDLNWENEKVRQAVYKMMNFWIDKGIGGFRMDVIDLIGKQPDKMITGNGPKLHEYLQEMNQATFGGKDMLTVGETWGATPEIAKLYSSPERHELSMVFQFEHSGLDQQPGKEKWDLQPLDIGKLKKVLAKWQTELGDEGWNSLFWNNHDLPRIVSRWGNDQEYRVPSAKMLAILLHMMKGTPYIYQGEEIGMTNKPIKDFSEISDIESRNMYRERIAKGYKKADIIKSINTKGRDNARTPIQWNESAQAGFTTGTPWLEVNPNYKSINVQDALNDSNSIFYTYKKLIQLRKDNPIMIWGDFKLLETEPDIFVFERIYQSEKWLIVNNFSNDIHRLQLPDIKPGSMIIQNYDHAITDVSNLELQPWESFAVKVEE
- a CDS encoding glycoside hydrolase family 13 protein — translated: MNTPAIYHRPDSEFAYLYKDNLMHIRLRTARGDVKRVDLIHGDPYTLDTQHWQEKTSSMERYLTTDLYDFWTIELTEPFKRISYAFKITGNDGITIFYGDHGIFSFEKNVLDSADNYFRMPYFHEIDRFKAPEWVKKTVWYQIFPERFANGDKTNDPENTLNWGSKDPSQTDFFGGDLQGVIDHLDYLTDLGINEIYFCPIFKAKSNHKYDTIDYMEIDPAFGDKETFKKLINECHKRGIRVMLDAVFNHMGDNSPQWQDVLENGRDSKYADWFHINKFPITYQDTGFDQAENITYDTFGFTPHMPKLNTANPEVKKYLLGIAKYWIKEFDIDAWRLDVANEIDHEFWRDFKKTCDSVKKDFYILGEVWHSSQGWLQGDQFSAVMNYAYTDSISKYLIKQEIPIDKMVSDINNQLMLYRDQTDQIQFNVLDSHDTARLLTETNDDKDLMKQVLAFTYLQPGVPCVYYGDEIGMDGGNDPGCRKCMVWDKSKQDLQLYDFFKQLIRFRRNNQEVLSEGKMVWERVQDDGLLILSRKDDKKIVKIILNSGIKDQNVKINQSVILSNLTITNNHELTISPKGFALVKD
- a CDS encoding carbohydrate ABC transporter permease, with protein sequence MFKKHSTEQHITFRELFTKGGLPEKLSFIIMGFSNFANKQILKGLIFLVAEVGFIFWLIRNGIHALAMLQSLGTKKQGLVYSSKLGMDVLQKGDNSMLILLFGIAAILICIVLVILYVVNLKSARHIFELKAANKPIPSLKDDLRSLLNERFHQTLMTIPLLGVLFFTILPLLYMIAIAFTNYDHNNLPPKNLFSWVGFHNFSQVVTGDIASTFFPVLSWTLIWAFVATVSCFLLGVILALLINTKGIKFKKVWRTIFILTMAVPQFISLLIMRNLLNDAGPVNAMLKNWGWISKSIPFLTDPTMAKFSIIIVNLWIGIPATMLITTGIIQNLDQEQIEAAIMDGANKFQIFMKITFPQILFVMMPSLIQQLIGNINNFNVIYLLTGGGPTNSNYYGAGSTDLLVTWLYNLTVNTMDYNLASVIGILIFILSAVFSLWAYTHTNSYKEG
- a CDS encoding extracellular solute-binding protein — protein: MKKNWKKILLGGLVLSMSMVVLAGCGSKSSSSSSSSSNTQNIKLWVDTEHIAAIKGQVKKFEKANPKVHVTIKAGSSADALKDVSKDPDKAADVFMMPHDQVGQMADAGLLYPVSKKYSNSIKKNDVKSAVDGVTWKGKVYGFPYGIESQVLYYNKAKLSAEDVKSWDTLTSKGKLGTNFAEAGANYIFTPLFMSNGDVLYGKNGETVKGTNFNNEKGIQVLSWIAKQKDNSGVVQTNAAALSNLQSGKTDAFLSGPWSKNDVKKALGKNMAVAPYPTVNFGSGDVQMKAFLGVKVYGVNQQTKSPVASMKLAKYLTNEATQKVEFEKNGVVPSNAKAQDLQVVKDDETAKSVMTMSASDHSVVMPKVPQITDLWPQMDSVINDTYKGKIKSSDYQKKLDKVVSVASKKSN
- a CDS encoding alpha-amylase family glycosyl hydrolase; the protein is MAKNTSVELRKAQIYSVFVRNHTKKGTLKALESDLERIKELGTDYIWLLPIYPIGKKDRKGKLGSPYSIKDYRSIDPKIGSWDDFVHFSKTVHDMGMKLMIDIVYNHTSRDSVLLKEHPGWFLRDDMGNLLNKNPDWTDVAELDYSHKDLWKYQIETLKKYADLVDGFRCDVAPQVPLDFWKEARKDVAKVNPDMIWLAETSGGGYIKYLRDRGYCAESDSEMYQAFDMTYDYDIDEIWHAYINDKVPLERYVEALNQQEYIYPKNYIKMRALENHDQVRAHKLFINENDMFNWTAFSEFQKGSTLIYAGQEAGMKHTPSLFEKDKVNWKDQKMDLSALMERMHELSQDQIEYEGIYDIKALENEVVKVTYKLGNKIRVGLFTLKGQSGRAKVNVRSDHYTNLIDNSLVNVQNGILTIDYDPIIIEGELR